The DNA window TGTGGACCGGACGGGCCGCCTCGTCCCCCTCGGCGCCGAGGAGGAAGTCCCCCGGCGCGACCCGCACAAAGGGCATGAACACATTGCCCGGCAGGCGGAGCGCGGCGCGGGGGCCCCGGGCCTCCCACTCGGCGGTCAGTTCCTTCGGCGGGGGCGGATAGGTCATGCGGTCCAGCGCCTCGCGCTGGGCCTGGGGCGTGCCGGGGATCAGCGGATCCTCCAGGCGGGGGTCGCGCTTCATGGCCAGCAGCAGCGTGCCCGTGCCCCCGGCCAGCGATCCGGGCCGCGGCCGCCCGTCCAGACGCCGCAGCGCCTTCTGAGCGGCGGCCTGAGCCTTGAGCGGCCCGTCGCCCTTCTTGAACCCGTTGGACATGCCCTCCAGCAGCGTGCCCACCGCGGACGCGACGCGCTCAAAGGGCTCCAGGGAGTCCAGCCCCAGCACCAGCGTCAGCCGGTCGCCCTCCACCGTGAACACCCCGCGCACCGTCACCGGCTCCTGCAGGCCCATCCACCCGCCGCGCGTGCGGGTCTCGCGCACCGAGAGGTCCACCTGACGGGGCAGCTCCTTTTCGTTCAGCGTGTACAGGCCGGCCAGGGAGGCTTTCGCGGTCTCCAGTTCAAAGCGCGGGCCCACCGGCGTCTGGGCGAAACGGATCCGGAAGGGGGCGGCCCCGCCCTCCGCCGCCTCCTGCTCCCAGCCGCCCGTCAGGCTGTCCTGCTCCGCCGCGACGCCGCCCATGGCGGGCGGGGGCACCGGCGGCACGGGGGCCGGGCGCGTCGCGGGGGCGGGGGGCTTCGGGCGGCCGCCATGCGTCCACCACACCGCGCCCGCCGCCGTGAGAAGAACCCCCGCCGCAAACGCCGCGGCGATGGTGGCCGCCATGCGCCCGCGCGCGGGCCGCGCCTGCGGCTGGTGGGGTTCCGGTTCGCCTCTCCCTTCGCTCATGGAAACGTCCTCCGCGGAGGACCGCCGCCGCCGTGGACGGCGGGGTACCTCAGCGGCGGCATCATAGCGCAGCGCCCGAGCGGAGTCAACGCGGCTGGACAGGGACTGATTGCCGGATAAGAAATGGGCTGCGGAGGCGCTGGAGGGACGAGCCTTCTGGGTTCACGGTGGAAACGCCGACGGCGTGCAAAGGTGTTCATCACCCATGAGGTGCGGAGGGTTTGGGGCTTTCCGACAAGAGGTTGCCGCGTCGGCCGGGGCGGCCTCCTGCTAATGAAGTAAGTCGGCGAGAACGCCCGCAATGTAGACGCGCCATCTTGGCGCGTTCTTTGGGCCAACGAAAATCACAAGAACGCGCCAAGATGGCGCGTCTACGTTTCCGGCGCTCCCTCAGCCCTCAGTGTTCGTTGGCGGGATTCCCGCCCCCCGGGCGGTCAGGGGCTCGCAATGACCGCAAGAAGACGTCATTGTAATGACCCCGTAAATATGCGTCATTGCGAAGGAGCGCAGCGACTGAAGCAACCTCGTTCTCGCTTCGACTTCGGTTCTCACAACGTCTTGTCCGGCGACCAGAGGACAGGGGTTGCGGCCCCCGGACGTGCTATCCTGTGCCCCGTTGCGGCGGGAATGCCCCCGCTTTGGGAGAAGGCCCTTGGGTTCCGTGAGACGCTG is part of the Candidatus Hydrogenedentota bacterium genome and encodes:
- a CDS encoding formylglycine-generating enzyme family protein gives rise to the protein MSEGRGEPEPHQPQARPARGRMAATIAAAFAAGVLLTAAGAVWWTHGGRPKPPAPATRPAPVPPVPPPAMGGVAAEQDSLTGGWEQEAAEGGAAPFRIRFAQTPVGPRFELETAKASLAGLYTLNEKELPRQVDLSVRETRTRGGWMGLQEPVTVRGVFTVEGDRLTLVLGLDSLEPFERVASAVGTLLEGMSNGFKKGDGPLKAQAAAQKALRRLDGRPRPGSLAGGTGTLLLAMKRDPRLEDPLIPGTPQAQREALDRMTYPPPPKELTAEWEARGPRAALRLPGNVFMPFVRVAPGDFLLGAEGDEAARPVHKVRITKGYWLGQCEVTQAQWKAVMGVNPSNIEDDTLPVESVSWEDAALFIQRLNRTGAGRFRLPTEAEWVFACQAGGAVPGQFIETKSAVGEYAWCFPNSDSRAHPVGTKKANAWGFHDMTGNLWEWCADWHAPDYYAVSPRVDPQGPETGSERIALGGSWKDDPALCQTLRRNWFPPTLRRDGYGFRLCAD